The Vibrio tubiashii ATCC 19109 genome has a segment encoding these proteins:
- a CDS encoding LruC domain-containing protein: protein MKIKPTALQIAMVTVALTGSSMVMAETPFSECPTQAFLIQNPTGTPVAYGVNIDVGSYITLDSNLGLDKLNGVGYSKHDDFIYGWDYGVASLSRIDSTFTKTLLNITKPAGAPTSIYVGDVSLDENAWYGYRPSYGLYRIDLESLVMELSSPPSQFGNPSIYDLAFHPDNGLAYSIDANGYLWQIDVSAGTSTRLNQLLDKNVLGYRLTFGAVYFDVDGNFYASNNSNGYVFKVSINGTSSTAEFFAYGPSSNSNDGARCALAPVEPSEYTDFGDAPDSYKTTFASSGARHGMSDLKLGALVDGETDGSPYPLSDDTSDGSNDDDGIQFPVPIQVGQTSKIIASVSGATDNSVLNAWIDFDRDGEFESNEIIISDQSVDANTGDLFFSVPTWAVAGETWARFRVSNTSGIGPSGGVPAGEVEDYLVDITESGVVTEVYPSGGGFTTFAYEDQYPLVGDYDMNDVLMNVKFTEYQLNNQVIRMKIEGKVAALGGDYHSGFAIRLPGIAREDIKSDSVQLYVNNTLHSSSLESDTTDAVFIIHQDLWDITESGEAEGCTMFRTQENCGTTYRPTWSLTFSLENAVNTETMPSFPYDPFIFASPGHYYGDVGYQLSGGYPGRALEIHLKNQAPTSKFDSRYKANGVDASNGETHYHNANGLPWAIEIPTTWQHPLEQQNILDAYSKFAEFAQDTTGLTEPTWYTIPNNSKIYVD from the coding sequence ATGAAAATAAAACCTACCGCTCTTCAAATAGCTATGGTCACTGTCGCTTTAACTGGCTCATCAATGGTTATGGCAGAAACGCCTTTTTCAGAATGTCCGACACAAGCTTTCTTAATTCAAAACCCAACCGGTACGCCAGTCGCTTACGGCGTAAACATCGATGTCGGTAGCTACATCACTTTAGATTCGAACTTAGGTTTGGATAAACTCAACGGCGTTGGATACAGCAAGCACGATGACTTTATCTATGGTTGGGACTACGGTGTCGCCTCACTTTCTCGCATTGACTCAACTTTTACCAAAACCCTACTCAATATTACCAAGCCTGCAGGGGCTCCAACGTCCATTTATGTCGGTGATGTGTCACTCGATGAAAACGCTTGGTACGGCTATCGACCAAGCTACGGCTTATATCGAATAGATTTAGAAAGCTTAGTCATGGAGCTGTCTTCTCCACCAAGTCAATTTGGTAACCCCTCCATCTACGATTTAGCGTTCCATCCAGATAACGGATTAGCCTACTCGATCGATGCCAATGGCTATCTATGGCAAATTGATGTCAGCGCAGGTACCTCAACCCGACTAAACCAATTACTCGACAAAAACGTACTTGGCTATCGCCTGACTTTCGGCGCGGTCTACTTTGACGTTGATGGTAACTTCTATGCCAGTAACAACAGCAATGGCTATGTGTTTAAAGTCTCCATCAATGGCACTAGCTCAACGGCCGAGTTCTTTGCTTATGGTCCATCAAGTAATTCGAATGACGGCGCTCGCTGTGCTTTAGCGCCTGTCGAGCCTAGCGAGTACACAGACTTTGGTGACGCACCAGATTCTTACAAAACCACCTTTGCTTCATCAGGTGCTAGACACGGTATGTCTGACCTTAAGCTCGGTGCTTTGGTTGACGGTGAAACCGATGGAAGCCCTTACCCGCTCAGTGATGACACTTCCGATGGCAGTAATGACGATGACGGCATTCAGTTCCCTGTCCCGATTCAAGTCGGCCAAACCAGTAAAATTATTGCATCAGTCTCTGGTGCAACGGATAACTCGGTTCTCAACGCATGGATAGACTTCGATCGCGATGGAGAATTTGAATCTAACGAAATTATCATCAGTGATCAGTCCGTGGATGCCAACACTGGAGACCTCTTCTTCTCAGTACCGACATGGGCGGTTGCAGGAGAAACATGGGCACGCTTTCGTGTATCAAATACCTCGGGAATAGGCCCTAGTGGTGGTGTACCGGCGGGGGAGGTGGAAGATTACCTCGTGGATATTACTGAAAGCGGTGTGGTCACTGAGGTTTATCCAAGCGGTGGCGGGTTCACTACCTTTGCCTACGAAGATCAATACCCACTCGTTGGTGACTACGATATGAATGACGTTTTAATGAACGTTAAATTCACCGAATACCAACTCAACAATCAGGTTATACGAATGAAAATTGAGGGCAAGGTTGCTGCGTTGGGTGGCGACTATCACTCTGGTTTTGCCATTCGACTACCAGGTATCGCTCGCGAGGACATCAAGTCTGACTCAGTTCAGCTTTATGTCAACAATACACTTCACTCCAGCAGTTTGGAAAGCGATACCACCGATGCCGTATTTATCATCCATCAAGACTTGTGGGATATCACCGAATCGGGTGAAGCGGAAGGTTGTACCATGTTCAGAACCCAAGAGAACTGTGGGACCACTTATCGCCCGACGTGGAGCTTAACCTTCTCGTTAGAAAATGCGGTCAATACTGAAACAATGCCAAGCTTCCCTTACGACCCATTCATTTTCGCCTCTCCCGGTCACTATTACGGTGACGTCGGATATCAGCTAAGTGGTGGTTACCCTGGGCGCGCTCTGGAAATCCATCTAAAAAACCAAGCGCCTACCAGTAAGTTTGACTCGCGATACAAGGCGAATGGCGTAGACGCATCGAATGGTGAGACTCATTACCACAATGCTAACGGTCTACCTTGGGCCATTGAGATTCCAACCACGTGGCAACATCCGCTAGAGCAGCAGAACATCTTAGACGCCTACTCGAAGTTTGCAGAGTTTGCTCAAGATACAACCGGACTGACAGAGCCGACTTGGTACACCATTCCGAACAACAGCAAAATTTATGTCGACTAA
- a CDS encoding YfcL family protein — MIIEFEEQLLELIDARISSASDDELFAGGYLRGHISLSAAACEEEGINDVETLKERIQASLDDARSELTPADRTIVNDLWIELVNNA, encoded by the coding sequence ATGATTATTGAATTTGAAGAACAGCTGCTAGAGCTAATTGATGCACGTATTTCATCGGCATCGGATGATGAGTTATTTGCTGGTGGCTATCTACGTGGTCATATTTCTTTGTCAGCAGCAGCATGTGAAGAAGAAGGCATTAACGATGTAGAAACGTTGAAAGAGCGAATCCAAGCCAGCTTAGATGACGCACGCTCGGAATTGACGCCTGCTGACCGCACAATTGTCAATGACCTATGGATTGAGCTAGTCAACAACGCGTAA
- a CDS encoding NADPH-dependent FMN reductase, which yields MKIVAFGASTSSTSINKTLATYAANLIEGAEVTILDLNDYQVPMFSEDTEKEIGQAEGAKAFLADLAQADAIVVSFAEHNGSYPAAYKNLFDWSTRIERNVFQEKPVVYLATSPGPGGAQTVLAAATGSAPYFGAEVKASVSVPSFYDNFDLESGQFRNQEIAQQVKQAVQSVA from the coding sequence ATGAAAATTGTAGCCTTTGGAGCATCAACCAGTTCAACATCCATCAACAAGACTTTAGCGACTTATGCAGCGAATCTCATTGAGGGTGCAGAAGTAACGATTCTCGATTTAAATGACTACCAAGTCCCTATGTTTAGTGAAGATACAGAAAAAGAAATTGGTCAGGCAGAGGGAGCGAAAGCATTCTTAGCTGATTTAGCTCAAGCCGATGCGATTGTTGTTTCTTTTGCTGAGCATAACGGATCTTACCCAGCGGCATACAAGAACCTATTCGATTGGTCGACGCGTATTGAGCGAAATGTGTTCCAAGAAAAACCAGTCGTGTATTTAGCAACCTCTCCGGGCCCAGGTGGTGCGCAAACGGTACTTGCTGCTGCAACTGGCTCAGCACCTTATTTCGGCGCAGAGGTAAAGGCTTCTGTTTCCGTACCAAGCTTTTATGACAACTTCGATTTAGAATCGGGTCAGTTCCGCAATCAAGAGATTGCGCAGCAAGTAAAGCAAGCAGTGCAAAGCGTAGCTTAA
- the mnmC gene encoding bifunctional tRNA (5-methylaminomethyl-2-thiouridine)(34)-methyltransferase MnmD/FAD-dependent 5-carboxymethylaminomethyl-2-thiouridine(34) oxidoreductase MnmC, which yields MTSITNAQLGWNDAGTPVSDQFDDVYFSNVNGLEETRYVFLHQNHLPLRWQTYDQRRFVIAETGFGTGLNFLAAWQWFDQFKQQHPDAPLKELHFVSFEKYPLSQQDLVKAHQSWPELAEYAEKLQKHYPIAVPECHRIVLEDGTITLDLWFGDIKDCMPKVPVAEQGLVDAWFLDGFAPSKNPEMWNQDLFNGMAKLAKQDCTCATFTAAGFVRRGLIEAGFEMKKVKGFGTKRDMIAGSLTQRQAETNFKPWFARTPSSESESIAIIGGGIASATLAKTLLRRGKKVALYCQDAQPAQGASGNRQGAVYPLLNGDHSGVSRVFAPAFLFARQFVEQAAEQIKFDHDWCGVTQLMWDEKSQTKLEKMLNGNFDSQLIHRLNQEQTSSTIGLPIDMESVHYPLGGWLCPAELTQGLIAELEKSELFETAFATKIDTLTWNEESQTWTLKSGDNSFTHSSVVIANGHQFDQLEQSANIPLGQVKGQVSHIPTTDDLQQLKTVLCYDGYMTPVNPNNGHHCIGASYDRSHLDYEFAPAAQQDNGDKLRKCVPNPSWPNQVDTSGNLSRQGIRCVSRDHLPFVGNVGQLEQIKQVYAELHKKKPAKNAVDVPSYPNLFCMLGLGSRGLSSAPLLAETLASQICGDPLPLPIDVLEQLHPSRMWVRKLRKGKAITEL from the coding sequence ATGACCTCGATTACTAATGCCCAACTAGGCTGGAACGATGCGGGTACGCCTGTTTCAGATCAGTTTGATGATGTCTACTTTTCTAACGTCAATGGCCTCGAAGAAACCCGCTATGTGTTTCTACACCAAAATCATCTCCCGCTAAGATGGCAAACGTATGACCAACGCCGTTTCGTTATTGCTGAAACTGGCTTTGGTACTGGGTTGAATTTCCTAGCTGCATGGCAATGGTTCGATCAATTTAAGCAGCAACATCCAGATGCGCCACTAAAAGAGCTCCATTTCGTGAGCTTCGAGAAGTATCCACTCAGTCAACAAGATCTGGTTAAAGCGCATCAATCTTGGCCAGAGCTGGCTGAATATGCGGAAAAATTGCAAAAGCACTACCCCATTGCTGTTCCTGAATGTCACCGTATTGTGCTTGAAGATGGTACTATCACATTGGATCTGTGGTTTGGCGATATTAAAGACTGCATGCCTAAAGTGCCAGTGGCTGAGCAAGGTCTTGTTGATGCTTGGTTCTTAGATGGTTTTGCACCAAGCAAGAACCCTGAAATGTGGAATCAGGATCTATTCAATGGCATGGCGAAGCTCGCCAAGCAAGATTGTACCTGTGCGACTTTCACTGCGGCGGGTTTTGTGCGTAGAGGCCTAATTGAAGCAGGCTTTGAAATGAAGAAGGTCAAAGGTTTCGGCACCAAGCGAGATATGATTGCCGGCAGCCTGACACAGCGCCAAGCTGAGACCAATTTTAAACCTTGGTTTGCCCGTACACCTTCATCTGAGTCGGAGTCTATTGCCATCATTGGTGGCGGTATTGCTAGTGCGACATTAGCTAAAACCCTGCTGCGACGCGGAAAAAAAGTCGCGTTATATTGCCAAGATGCTCAACCAGCTCAAGGGGCTTCTGGCAATCGTCAGGGTGCTGTTTATCCACTGCTTAATGGTGATCACTCTGGGGTATCTCGCGTTTTCGCTCCGGCTTTCCTTTTTGCCAGACAATTTGTCGAGCAAGCGGCAGAGCAGATCAAATTCGACCACGACTGGTGCGGCGTCACTCAACTGATGTGGGATGAAAAGTCACAAACTAAGCTAGAGAAGATGTTAAACGGTAACTTCGACAGCCAACTTATTCATCGCTTAAACCAAGAGCAGACTAGTTCAACCATTGGCCTACCTATTGATATGGAAAGTGTCCACTATCCACTAGGGGGTTGGCTGTGTCCTGCTGAACTAACTCAAGGTTTGATCGCCGAACTAGAGAAAAGCGAATTGTTCGAGACGGCTTTTGCTACCAAGATAGATACTCTAACTTGGAACGAAGAGTCGCAAACTTGGACTCTTAAATCTGGTGATAACAGCTTCACTCACTCAAGTGTTGTGATTGCCAATGGTCATCAGTTTGACCAACTAGAACAGTCGGCAAACATCCCTCTCGGTCAGGTGAAAGGACAAGTCAGCCATATTCCAACCACAGATGATTTACAGCAGCTTAAAACAGTGCTGTGTTATGACGGCTACATGACTCCGGTTAACCCGAATAATGGTCACCACTGTATTGGTGCCAGCTATGACCGTTCTCACCTTGATTACGAGTTTGCCCCTGCCGCACAGCAAGATAATGGCGACAAACTGCGCAAGTGTGTACCAAACCCAAGCTGGCCGAACCAAGTTGATACCTCAGGGAATCTTTCTCGTCAGGGGATTCGTTGCGTAAGCCGAGACCATCTACCTTTTGTTGGCAATGTCGGTCAGTTAGAGCAGATTAAGCAAGTCTATGCAGAACTGCACAAAAAGAAGCCTGCCAAAAACGCGGTAGACGTTCCAAGTTATCCAAATCTATTTTGTATGCTTGGGTTGGGCTCTAGAGGCTTAAGCTCAGCGCCATTATTGGCAGAGACTCTCGCCTCACAGATTTGTGGCGATCCGTTACCTTTGCCAATCGATGTATTAGAACAGCTTCATCCAAGCCGTATGTGGGTTCGAAAACTACGCAAAGGCAAAGCGATTACTGAGCTTTGA
- the fabB gene encoding beta-ketoacyl-ACP synthase I — translation MKRVVITGMGIVSSIGNNVEEVLASLKAGKSGITASEQFKEQGLRSQVWGDLKINPAEHIDRKQMRFMGDAAAYAYLSMQQAIEDAGLTDEQVSNDRTGIVAGSGGASALNQTVATDTMRAKGVKRVGPYMVPRTMSSTVSACLATPFKIRGVNYSMSSACATSAHCIGHAMELIQLGKQDIVFAGGGEELDWSQTMMFDAMGALSTKYNETPDKASRTYDANRDGFVISGGGGMMVIEELEHALARGAKIYGEIVGYGATSDGYDMVAPSGEGAIRCMKMAMQDVDSIDYVNTHGTSTPVGDVKELGAIQELFGDNSPAISATKAMTGHALGAAGVHEAIYSTLMLENSFIAPSVNVETLDDAAQGLDIVTEKRDAELTTVMSNSFGFGGTNATLVIKKYQG, via the coding sequence ATGAAACGAGTCGTAATCACCGGTATGGGTATTGTTTCAAGTATCGGTAACAACGTCGAAGAAGTTTTAGCGTCTCTAAAAGCAGGTAAATCTGGTATTACTGCCTCTGAGCAGTTTAAAGAACAAGGTCTTCGTTCACAGGTATGGGGTGATCTAAAAATCAACCCAGCAGAGCACATTGACCGTAAACAGATGCGCTTTATGGGTGATGCGGCTGCGTATGCATACCTATCAATGCAGCAAGCAATTGAAGACGCGGGTCTAACTGACGAGCAAGTTTCTAACGATCGCACAGGTATTGTTGCTGGTTCTGGTGGTGCATCTGCACTGAACCAAACTGTTGCGACAGACACAATGCGTGCGAAAGGCGTAAAACGTGTTGGTCCTTACATGGTTCCACGAACTATGTCTTCAACGGTTTCTGCATGTCTTGCAACGCCATTTAAAATTCGCGGCGTGAACTACTCAATGAGTTCTGCATGTGCAACTTCTGCACACTGTATTGGCCACGCAATGGAGCTTATCCAGTTAGGCAAACAAGACATCGTATTCGCTGGTGGTGGTGAAGAGCTAGATTGGTCTCAAACTATGATGTTTGACGCAATGGGCGCACTATCAACTAAGTACAACGAAACACCAGACAAAGCGTCTCGTACTTATGATGCAAACCGTGACGGTTTCGTTATCTCTGGCGGTGGCGGCATGATGGTTATCGAAGAGCTTGAGCACGCTCTAGCTCGTGGCGCAAAAATCTACGGTGAGATCGTTGGCTACGGCGCAACTTCTGACGGCTACGACATGGTAGCACCATCAGGTGAAGGCGCGATTCGTTGTATGAAGATGGCGATGCAAGATGTAGACAGCATCGACTACGTAAACACGCACGGTACTTCTACACCTGTCGGTGACGTGAAAGAGCTAGGTGCTATCCAAGAGCTATTTGGTGACAACAGCCCAGCAATTTCAGCAACTAAAGCGATGACAGGTCACGCGCTAGGTGCAGCAGGCGTTCACGAAGCAATTTACTCAACGCTAATGCTAGAAAACAGCTTTATCGCACCAAGCGTAAACGTTGAGACTCTAGATGACGCAGCACAAGGTCTAGATATCGTGACTGAGAAGCGTGACGCAGAGTTGACGACAGTAATGTCAAACAGTTTTGGTTTTGGTGGCACGAACGCTACGCTAGTTATCAAGAAATACCAAGGCTAA